From a region of the Apis cerana isolate GH-2021 linkage group LG13, AcerK_1.0, whole genome shotgun sequence genome:
- the LOC107998834 gene encoding unconventional myosin-Va isoform X1, translated as MTTRELYVKGGRVWIPHPEKVWEGAVLLEDYKLNQPSLKVRTDESSQTKILEIKSDTDLPPLRNPDILIGENNLTSLSFLHEPAVLYNLQIRFQRHCIYTYCGIVLVAFNPYNELPIYGNDTIWAYRGQAMGDLEPHIFAVAEEAYTKLEREGHDQSIIVSGESGAGKTVSAKYTMRYFATVGGSTTETQVEKKVLASLPIMEAIGNAKTTRNDNSSRFGKFIEIQFNKYYHITGASMRTYLLEKSRVVFQTHEERNYHIFYQMCAAAARLPHLHLGHQNKFHYLNQGNNPFIDGVDDLVCFDETITALTMLGFSSKQQDDMLRILAAIIHLGNVNIGNCDNQTTLNNENDTETSYIHPADKHLLTMCELLGTDVNAMRKWLCHRKIVSMREVFLKPMNVEQAIGARDALAKHIYAELFNWIVTGINNSLQSQNKPQCFIGVLDIYGFETFEINSFEQFCINYANEKLQQQFNQHVFKLEQEEYFREEIEWTFIDFYDNQPCIDLIETKLGILDLLDEECRMPKGSDNSWAEKLYSKCGKSKHFEKPRFGTSSFLIHHFADRVQYEATGFLEKNRDTVIEEQVDVLRNGDNKLLKKLFSDEDPKLVVPNVRVKVSAQKPVLSTPKQNKKTVGSQFRDSLNMLMSTLNATTPHYVRCIKPNDSKEAFEYNPVRAVQQLRACGVLETIRISAAGFPSQRTYNEFFLRYRCLCKFKDIRRDDLKETSRRILARYIKDDDKFKFGKTKVLFRAGQVAYLEKLRAERQRDACIMIQKTVRGLICRSRYKKIRRAVLGLQRYGRGYIARQKAQAVREERAAIKIQARVKGWLKRRRYLQIKRTILGIQIYGRGKMAREKYERMKDNAAAIVIQRFARGYLIRMACKKKLRNIIIVQSYVRRYLAKKVFKRLKAEARSVEHVKSLNKGLEKKIMTLQEKITELTKENHVLKNLQNEMIDLKHKLEGLKSVDMENKKLNVILVEKEKELEKIKNIVKVERDEKMDILQDKERNVQEKEQQNIELQNEIEKLRKELSIATEKLKNNQRGVEEDLKHRLEQEKDLLLLDQDQDRGAYQKLLKEYHELEQHAEMLEQKLAMHVPAHSRSLSNASSSSGQIVSTELPQDDQNIDLGYGSVRSTASSSAPYSRLETIDWNQQRSDSPPDGEVQMNKSPSETNGPTHAPVDIGLVLKLQQKLKDVEKEKGRLIRMVEDLERDSPEETSRMQDTFKLQELEMENAQLKKDLGSLRKSMTSAGVTGAQQNLMGQFDALQEELERRREECIQLRSVLADNTRRMKSLGSNYGRDVDIINEDGELVLAFEAQKKINSRLKTMASREQLEDELQMKEKGWRLQRDEWRAEIDRLQEEIEKQQKLLSVNLSKSPQTQTEAYMQHEIARLTSENLGLQEKYDKMAEECRKFKRRCKILTKRLKDAGYEGDDAKEHKDRSCILRGSVPDTTESVNDSSIISTGNGTADNGSNLPVIRKKERDYEGMFEFRREDINVIIRHLVIDLKPRVAVTLLPGLPAYILFMCIRHTDCINDDEKVRLLLTGYLNAVKRVVKKREDFDSSVLWFSNTLRLLHSMKQYSGDKPFQIENTPRQNEQCLRNFDLSEYRVVLSNVALWIFNNIITNLKERIQALTVPALLEHEAISGLNSNKLGRPRSSSMGEEPESTQQKLNKLLDELTSVYKTLQYHGVDSEIVIQLFKQLFYFMCASALNNLLLRNELCHWTKGMQIRYNLSHLEQWARDRRLEPASEALQPIVQAAQLLQARKTDDDVNSVCEMCNKLTANQIVKILNLYTPADDFETRVPVSFIKKVQAKLSERGENNEQLLMDLMYSYPVRFPFNPSDIRLEDIEIPEVLHLPMLKKV; from the exons ATGACTACGAGGGAGTTATACGTGAAG GGTGGTAGAGTATGGATACCACATCCGGAAAAAGTTTGGGAAGGCGCAGTGCTCTTGgaggattataaattaaatcagcCAAGTTTAAAAGTTCGTACGGACGAGTCGAGTCAAACGAAAATCTTGGAGATAAAATCGGATACCGATTTGCCACCGTTGAGGAACCCCGATATACTCATAGGGGAGAACAATTTGACGTCGTTGTCGTTCCTTCACGAGCCAGCTGTCCTCTACAATCTTCAGATACGTTTCCAGCGGCACTGTATTTACACGTATTGCGGTATCGTTCTGGTCGCTTTCAACCCTTACAACGAACTGCCGATCTACGGGAACGACACGATATGGGCGTACAGGGGGCAGGCGATGGGCGATTTGGAGCCCCACATATTCGCCGTCGCAGAGGAAGCTTACACGAAATTGGAAAG GGAAGGTCACGATCAATCCATCATCGTTTCCGGAGAGTCCGGGGCCGGGAAAACCGTGTCTGCGAAGTATACGATGCGATATTTCGCCACTGTCGGTGGTTCCACGACCGAAACTCAAGTGGAAAAGAAGGTTCTTGCCTCTTTGCCGATCATGGAAGCCATCGGCAATGCGAAGACGACGAGAAACGATAACTCCTCGAGATTCGGCAAGTTCATCGAGATTCAATTTAACAAGTACTATCACATCACCGGGGCCAGTATGAGAACGTATCTGCTGGAAAAGTCAAGAGTCGTGTTTCAG ACGCACGAGGAAAggaattatcatatattttatcaaatgtgCGCGGCCGCTGCGCGGCTTCCACACTTGCATTTAGGCCACCAGAATAAATTCCACTATCTGAATCAAGGAAATAATCCTTTTATCGATGGCGTGGATGACTTGGTGTGTTTCGACGAGACGATAACCGCCCTCACCATGCTTGGATTTTCGTCCAAACAACAGGACGACATGCTTCGTATTTTAGCGGCTATAATACATTTAGGGAACGTAAATATAGGGAATTGCGATAACCAAACAACGTTGAACAACGAAAATGACACCGAGACCAGTTATATTCAC cCTGCGGACAAACATCTTTTAACGATGTGCGAGTTATTGGGCACCGATGTGAACGCGATGAGGAAATGGCTGTGCCATAGAAAAATCGTGTCGATGAGGGAAGTGTTTTTGAAACCGATGAACGTGGAACAAGCGATCGGTGCCAGAGACGCACTGGCCAAGCATATCTACGCGGAATTGTTCAACTGGATCGTAACCGGTATCAATAATTCCCTCCAATCCCAGAACAAACCCCAATGTTTCATCGGTGTTCTCGATATTTACGGTTTCGAGACGTTCGAGATCAATTCGTTCGAACAATTCTGTATAAATTACGCGAACGAGAAGTTGCAACAACAGTTCAATCAGCACGTGTTCAAGTTGGAGCAGGAGGAATATTTTAGGGAGGAGATCGAATGGACTTTCATAGACTTCTATGACAATCAACCCTGTATCGATCTTATCGAAACGAAACTGGGCATCCTTGATCTGTTGGACGAAGAGTGCAgg ATGCCAAAAGGCTCGGATAATTCGTGGGCGGAGAAACTGTACTCCAAGTGTGGAAAGTCGAAACACTTTGAGAAACCACGATTCGGCACTTCCTCTTTCTTGATTCATCATTTTGCCGATCGCGTGCAATACGAAGCGACTggttttttagagaaaaacaGAGACACCGTTATCGAGGAACAGGTCGACGTACTGCGAAACGGAGAT aataaattattgaagaaattgtTCAGCGATGAGGACCCGAAGCTTGTAGTGCCGAACGTGAGAGTAAAAGTATCCGCTCAAAAGCCGGTATTAAGCACGCCtaagcaaaataaaaagacg GTGGGCTCGCAATTCCGCGACTCGTTAAACATGTTGATGTCGACGTTGAACGCGACCACGCCGCACTACGTGCGCTGCATCAAGCCGAACGATTCCAAGGAAGCTTTTGAATACAATCCAGTCCGCGCTGTGCAACAATTACGAGCTTGCGGAGTTCTAGAGACAATTAGAATATCCGCGGCTGGTTTCCCCAGTCAAAGAACGTATAACGAATTCTTTCTCAGATATAGATGCCTGTGCAAATTCAAGGATATACGACGTGACGATCTCAAAGAGACGTCCCGTCGCATATTGGCAAG GTACATCAAGGacgatgataaatttaaattcggcAAGACGAAGGTTCTTTTTCGCGCTGGCCAAGTGgcttatttagaaaaattacggGCGGAGCGACAGCGAGATGCTTGTATCATGATCCAGAAAACGGTACGCGGCCTGATCTGTCGTAGCAGGTATAAGAAGATTCGACGTGCTGTGCTCGGTCTTCAAAGGTACGGAAGGGGTTACATCGCGAGGCAGAAAGCTCAAGCTGTGAGGGAAGAAAGGGCcgcgataaaaattcaagCTCGCGTCAAAGGTTGGCTGAAGAGGCGCCGATACCTTCAGATAAAGCGCACAATTCTTGGTATTCAGATATACGGGAGAGGAAAAATGGCGCGAGAAAAGTACGAACGGATGAAGGACAATGCCGCCGCAATTGTAATTCAAAGATTCGCCAGGGGATATCTTATAAGGATGGCGTGCAAGAAGAAATTgaggaatattattatcgttcagTCTTACGTACGAAGGTATTTGGCGAAGAAAGTGTTCAAGAGACTGAAGGCTGAAGCGAGAAGCGTGGAACACGTGAAATCTCTCAATAAGGGATTGGAGAAGAAGATCATGACGTTACAGGAAAAGATCACTGAACTT ACGAAGGAGAATCATGTACTGAAAAATCTTCAGAACGAAATGATAGATTTGAAACATAAACTCGAAGGATTGAAATCCGTAGATatggaaaataagaaattaaacgttatattggtagagaaggaaaaagaattagaaaaaataaagaatatagtaAAAGTTGAAAGAGATGAAAAGATGGATATATTACAG gaCAAAGAGAGAAATGTCCAAGAAAAAGAACAACAAAATATAGAGCTTCAAAATGAGAttgaaaagttacgaaaagaATTGTCGATAGCTACTGAAAAGTTGAAGAACAATCAACGTGGTGTTGAGGAAGACTTGAAGCATCGTTTAGAACAAGAAAAAGATCTTCTCCTGCTGGATCAGGATCAGGATCGTGGcgcttatcaaaaattattgaaggAATATCACGAATTGGAACAACATGCGGAAATGTTAGAGCAGAAACTTGCTATGCATGTTCCTGCACATTCTCGTTCTCTTAGTAATGCTTCCAGCAGCAGTGGACAAATTGTATCTACTGAGCTTCCACAAGATGATCAaaacatt gaTTTGGGTTACGGATCAGTAAGATCTACCGCTTCTTCTTCGGCTCCTTATTCACGATTGGAAACGATCGATTGGAATCAACAAAGATCAGACAGTCCTCCCGATGGAGAAgttcaaatgaataaatcacCCTCCGAAACAAATGGACCGACACATGCACCGGTAGATATTGGACTGGTCTTaaaattacaacaaaaattgaaggacgttgaaaaagaaaaaggaagattaATCAGGATGGTAGAAGATTTAGAACGTGATAGTCCTGAAGAAACTTCGAGGATGCAAGATACATTTaag CTTCAAGAATTGGAAATGGAAAATGctcaattaaagaaagatttagGTTCGCTGAGAAAAAGTATGACTTCAGCGGGTGTAACAGGAGCGCAGCAGAATCTCATGG gacAATTCGATGCACTTCAAGAAGAGCTTGAAAGAAGGCGGGAAGAATGCATTCAATTGCGTAGCGTACTGGCAGATAATACACGAAGAATGAAGAGCTTAGGTTCAAATTATGGTCGTGACGTGGACATAATAAACGAAGATGGAGAATTAGTACTCGCTTTCGAAgcgcagaaaaaaattaatag TAGACTTAAAACAATGGCCTCGAGAGA GCAATTAGAAGACGAACTTCaaatgaaagagaaaggatGGAGATTACAGAGAGATGAATGGCGAGCAGAAATTGATAGATTGCAAGAAGAAATCGAGAAACAACAAAAATTACTTTCTGTAAATTTGAGTAAATCACCACAGACTCAGACTGAGGCATACATGCAACACGAAATTGCCAGGCTGACATCTGAAAACttg ggattacaagaaaaatatgataaaatggcCGAAGAATGTAGAAAGTTTAAGAGACGATGCAAAATACTTACAAAACGTTTGAAAGATGCAGGCT ATGAGGGAGATGATGCTAAGGAACATAAAGATCGCTCTTGTATATTAAGGGGCTCCG taCCAGATACTACAGAATCTGTAAATGATTCCTCAATAATATCTACTGGCAATGGAACGGCAGATAATGGAAGTAATTTGCCAgtaattcgaaagaaagagagagattatGAGGGCATGTTCGAGTTTAGAAGAGAAGATATTAACGTAATAATACGTCACCTTGTTATCg ATTTAAAACCTAGAGTTGCGGTGACGTTGCTTCCTGGTTTGCCAGCCTATATTCTTTTCATGTGTATAAGACATACAGACTGTATAAACGATGATGAAAAAGTGAGATTGCTGTTAACAGGCTACCTCAATGCCGTAAAACGTGTAGTTAAGAAACGTGAAGACTTTGATTCCAGTGTGCTCTGGTTCAGTAATACTTTAAGATTGTTACATAGTATGAAACAATATTCCGGAGACAAACCTTTCCAAATTGAGAATACTCCAAGACAGAATGAACAGTGTCTTAGAAATTTCGATCTAAGCGAATACAGGGTTGTGTTAAGCAATGTAGCACTCtggattttcaataatattataacaaatcttaaagaaagaattcaGGCTTTAACAGTCCCCGCTCTTCTCGAACACGAAGCCATATCTGGCTTGAATTCTAATAAACTTGGTAGACCCAGGTCATCTTCTATGGGAGAAGAGCCAGAATCAACCCAACAAAAGCTTAACAAACTTCTCGATGAACTTACTTCAGTGTATAAAACTCTTCAATATCATGGTGTTGATTCTGAGATCGTTATACAACTTTTCAAACAACTGTTTTATTTCATGTGTGCTAGTGCTCTGAATAATTTGCTTTTGAGGAATGAACTTTGTCACTGGACAAAGGGCATGCAAATAAG
- the LOC107998834 gene encoding unconventional myosin-Va isoform X2, with product MTTRELYVKGGRVWIPHPEKVWEGAVLLEDYKLNQPSLKVRTDESSQTKILEIKSDTDLPPLRNPDILIGENNLTSLSFLHEPAVLYNLQIRFQRHCIYTYCGIVLVAFNPYNELPIYGNDTIWAYRGQAMGDLEPHIFAVAEEAYTKLEREGHDQSIIVSGESGAGKTVSAKYTMRYFATVGGSTTETQVEKKVLASLPIMEAIGNAKTTRNDNSSRFGKFIEIQFNKYYHITGASMRTYLLEKSRVVFQTHEERNYHIFYQMCAAAARLPHLHLGHQNKFHYLNQGNNPFIDGVDDLVCFDETITALTMLGFSSKQQDDMLRILAAIIHLGNVNIGNCDNQTTLNNENDTETSYIHPADKHLLTMCELLGTDVNAMRKWLCHRKIVSMREVFLKPMNVEQAIGARDALAKHIYAELFNWIVTGINNSLQSQNKPQCFIGVLDIYGFETFEINSFEQFCINYANEKLQQQFNQHVFKLEQEEYFREEIEWTFIDFYDNQPCIDLIETKLGILDLLDEECRMPKGSDNSWAEKLYSKCGKSKHFEKPRFGTSSFLIHHFADRVQYEATGFLEKNRDTVIEEQVDVLRNGDNKLLKKLFSDEDPKLVVPNVRVKVSAQKPVLSTPKQNKKTVGSQFRDSLNMLMSTLNATTPHYVRCIKPNDSKEAFEYNPVRAVQQLRACGVLETIRISAAGFPSQRTYNEFFLRYRCLCKFKDIRRDDLKETSRRILARYIKDDDKFKFGKTKVLFRAGQVAYLEKLRAERQRDACIMIQKTVRGLICRSRYKKIRRAVLGLQRYGRGYIARQKAQAVREERAAIKIQARVKGWLKRRRYLQIKRTILGIQIYGRGKMAREKYERMKDNAAAIVIQRFARGYLIRMACKKKLRNIIIVQSYVRRYLAKKVFKRLKAEARSVEHVKSLNKGLEKKIMTLQEKITELTKENHVLKNLQNEMIDLKHKLEGLKSVDMENKKLNVILVEKEKELEKIKNIVKVERDEKMDILQDKERNVQEKEQQNIELQNEIEKLRKELSIATEKLKNNQRGVEEDLKHRLEQEKDLLLLDQDQDRGAYQKLLKEYHELEQHAEMLEQKLAMHVPAHSRSLSNASSSSGQIVSTELPQDDQNIDLGYGSVRSTASSSAPYSRLETIDWNQQRSDSPPDGEVQMNKSPSETNGPTHAPVDIGLVLKLQQKLKDVEKEKGRLIRMVEDLERDSPEETSRMQDTFKLQELEMENAQLKKDLGSLRKSMTSAGVTGAQQNLMGQFDALQEELERRREECIQLRSVLADNTRRMKSLGSNYGRDVDIINEDGELVLAFEAQKKINRLKTMASREQLEDELQMKEKGWRLQRDEWRAEIDRLQEEIEKQQKLLSVNLSKSPQTQTEAYMQHEIARLTSENLGLQEKYDKMAEECRKFKRRCKILTKRLKDAGYEGDDAKEHKDRSCILRGSVPDTTESVNDSSIISTGNGTADNGSNLPVIRKKERDYEGMFEFRREDINVIIRHLVIDLKPRVAVTLLPGLPAYILFMCIRHTDCINDDEKVRLLLTGYLNAVKRVVKKREDFDSSVLWFSNTLRLLHSMKQYSGDKPFQIENTPRQNEQCLRNFDLSEYRVVLSNVALWIFNNIITNLKERIQALTVPALLEHEAISGLNSNKLGRPRSSSMGEEPESTQQKLNKLLDELTSVYKTLQYHGVDSEIVIQLFKQLFYFMCASALNNLLLRNELCHWTKGMQIRYNLSHLEQWARDRRLEPASEALQPIVQAAQLLQARKTDDDVNSVCEMCNKLTANQIVKILNLYTPADDFETRVPVSFIKKVQAKLSERGENNEQLLMDLMYSYPVRFPFNPSDIRLEDIEIPEVLHLPMLKKV from the exons ATGACTACGAGGGAGTTATACGTGAAG GGTGGTAGAGTATGGATACCACATCCGGAAAAAGTTTGGGAAGGCGCAGTGCTCTTGgaggattataaattaaatcagcCAAGTTTAAAAGTTCGTACGGACGAGTCGAGTCAAACGAAAATCTTGGAGATAAAATCGGATACCGATTTGCCACCGTTGAGGAACCCCGATATACTCATAGGGGAGAACAATTTGACGTCGTTGTCGTTCCTTCACGAGCCAGCTGTCCTCTACAATCTTCAGATACGTTTCCAGCGGCACTGTATTTACACGTATTGCGGTATCGTTCTGGTCGCTTTCAACCCTTACAACGAACTGCCGATCTACGGGAACGACACGATATGGGCGTACAGGGGGCAGGCGATGGGCGATTTGGAGCCCCACATATTCGCCGTCGCAGAGGAAGCTTACACGAAATTGGAAAG GGAAGGTCACGATCAATCCATCATCGTTTCCGGAGAGTCCGGGGCCGGGAAAACCGTGTCTGCGAAGTATACGATGCGATATTTCGCCACTGTCGGTGGTTCCACGACCGAAACTCAAGTGGAAAAGAAGGTTCTTGCCTCTTTGCCGATCATGGAAGCCATCGGCAATGCGAAGACGACGAGAAACGATAACTCCTCGAGATTCGGCAAGTTCATCGAGATTCAATTTAACAAGTACTATCACATCACCGGGGCCAGTATGAGAACGTATCTGCTGGAAAAGTCAAGAGTCGTGTTTCAG ACGCACGAGGAAAggaattatcatatattttatcaaatgtgCGCGGCCGCTGCGCGGCTTCCACACTTGCATTTAGGCCACCAGAATAAATTCCACTATCTGAATCAAGGAAATAATCCTTTTATCGATGGCGTGGATGACTTGGTGTGTTTCGACGAGACGATAACCGCCCTCACCATGCTTGGATTTTCGTCCAAACAACAGGACGACATGCTTCGTATTTTAGCGGCTATAATACATTTAGGGAACGTAAATATAGGGAATTGCGATAACCAAACAACGTTGAACAACGAAAATGACACCGAGACCAGTTATATTCAC cCTGCGGACAAACATCTTTTAACGATGTGCGAGTTATTGGGCACCGATGTGAACGCGATGAGGAAATGGCTGTGCCATAGAAAAATCGTGTCGATGAGGGAAGTGTTTTTGAAACCGATGAACGTGGAACAAGCGATCGGTGCCAGAGACGCACTGGCCAAGCATATCTACGCGGAATTGTTCAACTGGATCGTAACCGGTATCAATAATTCCCTCCAATCCCAGAACAAACCCCAATGTTTCATCGGTGTTCTCGATATTTACGGTTTCGAGACGTTCGAGATCAATTCGTTCGAACAATTCTGTATAAATTACGCGAACGAGAAGTTGCAACAACAGTTCAATCAGCACGTGTTCAAGTTGGAGCAGGAGGAATATTTTAGGGAGGAGATCGAATGGACTTTCATAGACTTCTATGACAATCAACCCTGTATCGATCTTATCGAAACGAAACTGGGCATCCTTGATCTGTTGGACGAAGAGTGCAgg ATGCCAAAAGGCTCGGATAATTCGTGGGCGGAGAAACTGTACTCCAAGTGTGGAAAGTCGAAACACTTTGAGAAACCACGATTCGGCACTTCCTCTTTCTTGATTCATCATTTTGCCGATCGCGTGCAATACGAAGCGACTggttttttagagaaaaacaGAGACACCGTTATCGAGGAACAGGTCGACGTACTGCGAAACGGAGAT aataaattattgaagaaattgtTCAGCGATGAGGACCCGAAGCTTGTAGTGCCGAACGTGAGAGTAAAAGTATCCGCTCAAAAGCCGGTATTAAGCACGCCtaagcaaaataaaaagacg GTGGGCTCGCAATTCCGCGACTCGTTAAACATGTTGATGTCGACGTTGAACGCGACCACGCCGCACTACGTGCGCTGCATCAAGCCGAACGATTCCAAGGAAGCTTTTGAATACAATCCAGTCCGCGCTGTGCAACAATTACGAGCTTGCGGAGTTCTAGAGACAATTAGAATATCCGCGGCTGGTTTCCCCAGTCAAAGAACGTATAACGAATTCTTTCTCAGATATAGATGCCTGTGCAAATTCAAGGATATACGACGTGACGATCTCAAAGAGACGTCCCGTCGCATATTGGCAAG GTACATCAAGGacgatgataaatttaaattcggcAAGACGAAGGTTCTTTTTCGCGCTGGCCAAGTGgcttatttagaaaaattacggGCGGAGCGACAGCGAGATGCTTGTATCATGATCCAGAAAACGGTACGCGGCCTGATCTGTCGTAGCAGGTATAAGAAGATTCGACGTGCTGTGCTCGGTCTTCAAAGGTACGGAAGGGGTTACATCGCGAGGCAGAAAGCTCAAGCTGTGAGGGAAGAAAGGGCcgcgataaaaattcaagCTCGCGTCAAAGGTTGGCTGAAGAGGCGCCGATACCTTCAGATAAAGCGCACAATTCTTGGTATTCAGATATACGGGAGAGGAAAAATGGCGCGAGAAAAGTACGAACGGATGAAGGACAATGCCGCCGCAATTGTAATTCAAAGATTCGCCAGGGGATATCTTATAAGGATGGCGTGCAAGAAGAAATTgaggaatattattatcgttcagTCTTACGTACGAAGGTATTTGGCGAAGAAAGTGTTCAAGAGACTGAAGGCTGAAGCGAGAAGCGTGGAACACGTGAAATCTCTCAATAAGGGATTGGAGAAGAAGATCATGACGTTACAGGAAAAGATCACTGAACTT ACGAAGGAGAATCATGTACTGAAAAATCTTCAGAACGAAATGATAGATTTGAAACATAAACTCGAAGGATTGAAATCCGTAGATatggaaaataagaaattaaacgttatattggtagagaaggaaaaagaattagaaaaaataaagaatatagtaAAAGTTGAAAGAGATGAAAAGATGGATATATTACAG gaCAAAGAGAGAAATGTCCAAGAAAAAGAACAACAAAATATAGAGCTTCAAAATGAGAttgaaaagttacgaaaagaATTGTCGATAGCTACTGAAAAGTTGAAGAACAATCAACGTGGTGTTGAGGAAGACTTGAAGCATCGTTTAGAACAAGAAAAAGATCTTCTCCTGCTGGATCAGGATCAGGATCGTGGcgcttatcaaaaattattgaaggAATATCACGAATTGGAACAACATGCGGAAATGTTAGAGCAGAAACTTGCTATGCATGTTCCTGCACATTCTCGTTCTCTTAGTAATGCTTCCAGCAGCAGTGGACAAATTGTATCTACTGAGCTTCCACAAGATGATCAaaacatt gaTTTGGGTTACGGATCAGTAAGATCTACCGCTTCTTCTTCGGCTCCTTATTCACGATTGGAAACGATCGATTGGAATCAACAAAGATCAGACAGTCCTCCCGATGGAGAAgttcaaatgaataaatcacCCTCCGAAACAAATGGACCGACACATGCACCGGTAGATATTGGACTGGTCTTaaaattacaacaaaaattgaaggacgttgaaaaagaaaaaggaagattaATCAGGATGGTAGAAGATTTAGAACGTGATAGTCCTGAAGAAACTTCGAGGATGCAAGATACATTTaag CTTCAAGAATTGGAAATGGAAAATGctcaattaaagaaagatttagGTTCGCTGAGAAAAAGTATGACTTCAGCGGGTGTAACAGGAGCGCAGCAGAATCTCATGG gacAATTCGATGCACTTCAAGAAGAGCTTGAAAGAAGGCGGGAAGAATGCATTCAATTGCGTAGCGTACTGGCAGATAATACACGAAGAATGAAGAGCTTAGGTTCAAATTATGGTCGTGACGTGGACATAATAAACGAAGATGGAGAATTAGTACTCGCTTTCGAAgcgcagaaaaaaattaatag ACTTAAAACAATGGCCTCGAGAGA GCAATTAGAAGACGAACTTCaaatgaaagagaaaggatGGAGATTACAGAGAGATGAATGGCGAGCAGAAATTGATAGATTGCAAGAAGAAATCGAGAAACAACAAAAATTACTTTCTGTAAATTTGAGTAAATCACCACAGACTCAGACTGAGGCATACATGCAACACGAAATTGCCAGGCTGACATCTGAAAACttg ggattacaagaaaaatatgataaaatggcCGAAGAATGTAGAAAGTTTAAGAGACGATGCAAAATACTTACAAAACGTTTGAAAGATGCAGGCT ATGAGGGAGATGATGCTAAGGAACATAAAGATCGCTCTTGTATATTAAGGGGCTCCG taCCAGATACTACAGAATCTGTAAATGATTCCTCAATAATATCTACTGGCAATGGAACGGCAGATAATGGAAGTAATTTGCCAgtaattcgaaagaaagagagagattatGAGGGCATGTTCGAGTTTAGAAGAGAAGATATTAACGTAATAATACGTCACCTTGTTATCg ATTTAAAACCTAGAGTTGCGGTGACGTTGCTTCCTGGTTTGCCAGCCTATATTCTTTTCATGTGTATAAGACATACAGACTGTATAAACGATGATGAAAAAGTGAGATTGCTGTTAACAGGCTACCTCAATGCCGTAAAACGTGTAGTTAAGAAACGTGAAGACTTTGATTCCAGTGTGCTCTGGTTCAGTAATACTTTAAGATTGTTACATAGTATGAAACAATATTCCGGAGACAAACCTTTCCAAATTGAGAATACTCCAAGACAGAATGAACAGTGTCTTAGAAATTTCGATCTAAGCGAATACAGGGTTGTGTTAAGCAATGTAGCACTCtggattttcaataatattataacaaatcttaaagaaagaattcaGGCTTTAACAGTCCCCGCTCTTCTCGAACACGAAGCCATATCTGGCTTGAATTCTAATAAACTTGGTAGACCCAGGTCATCTTCTATGGGAGAAGAGCCAGAATCAACCCAACAAAAGCTTAACAAACTTCTCGATGAACTTACTTCAGTGTATAAAACTCTTCAATATCATGGTGTTGATTCTGAGATCGTTATACAACTTTTCAAACAACTGTTTTATTTCATGTGTGCTAGTGCTCTGAATAATTTGCTTTTGAGGAATGAACTTTGTCACTGGACAAAGGGCATGCAAATAAG